The DNA region tgtTGAGAATCGAGGTCGCACAGCAGTCGTAGtcgttatttattttatttttttaacttttctagCTACATACAATTGTCGAACTTGACCAATAtacaatttgtattttttaaaaaaaataaaattggggGTTAGTTAAGTTACGCCAACTCTCGGGTAGGGCGCTTAGGTTAAGACCCACAGGCCAATCCTTATGGATGCCTACCAATGAAAAATTACTGGCTGCGAGACTCAAACATAGGTGGTTTAGACAAAAAGTCCGAACCTTACCAACTGAACCATCTCCCGTTAactcttctttttatataaCATATAGTTTTGTACTCTAAATTGTGGCTTCATTATAtcagaaaaaattattgatataataAAGCCACAATTTGTACTGATAGGACTGCCCCAAACAACCTCTtgtatttaatatttgtttgattgaaattatttttcatcttaaaagaaaattttctagaTTTTCAAATGATCATAATATCATCTTAGGTGATAAAGTGATTGATTGTGTCCCATACAAGCTCAGgcattgttgttgttttctaAAGCATCATTCTAATTGGTTATGGTGAAGACCTTTGATCACACTCACAGCTGCAGTTAGTAGTGAGTAAATCCCAATACAAAGAAAAAACGTTAGAACCTAACACAATGTCTTACATTGTCACCAAATGCCTTCACCTTAAAGATAAGCTCGCTATATACGCATGTCTATAAAAGAGCCACACATGGAGTATCCTCTATCTTTTGCCGTACCAAACCAAAGGTTCCCATTATTCATTGGTATGGTTATAGATTCATATATATTGGTCCCTAAACTTTCACACCAGCTTGGGATTAAACAAATATACTTTCTCTTTGCGTTAGATGGGAGCCAAGAATTTTCATCTTTACTTTCCCATGAAACTTTTGGGACCTCTCACACACTCTTTGGTAAGGTAACAAACTTGGAAAGAGTGGAAGTATCTATCTCACATGGTACTAGTTGTTGGTATTACCATTCAATTCTTGGTACAGGGCTGCAATCTCAACTGtctttatataattatttctaATCCTTTTTGGAACCTTGTTCTTTACCCATTGCCCAAATTGACTTTCCCTCTTTATATAGTTTTGTGCTAAACTTGTTGATGAGataatacttaaaaatataatttcatggTGATATATCATAGATTTGATATATCACTTTCCAGCTTAAGCAACACCTTAGCCTTCTTTACTAAAGGGAATAAAGGCCAAAATTCTGTGTGTCAGTCTTGATGTTCATAGCTTGCCTTTTCTGATAGCTAATCAGAAACTGCTGAAAGAAAATGCAACACTGTTTGTCGGTACAAGTGACAAAAAATTATGAGTcaaaatttttgacaatttagGTGGCCTGTGCAATGTAACTTGGTAAGTTCGTAGCATTCAACTCTAGATATGAATTTAGTGGCATTTAATTGAACTTACTGCTTTGACAAGCAATGCATAGTGCTCCTTTATGACTTATCGTAAAGATGATGAAAGTTCCTTTTCTTCTAGCAAATACATGTACATGGAGGCAAATAAAGAGCAATTACAATCTTATAATTATAAGAACAAATAGTTAGGTGTGATGAGTAATAactaattatttgttttttatgatCTGAATATAAATATTGAAACATGTGAGTCAATAAgtcactaaaaataaataaaaaatgtcagCCTGCAACTACTATGATcattcaaaacctttttttttccatgaatGGAATTTATAAATCCTTATGTTTAATTTTGGTCTAATAGCAAAAGAGTTGTAAGTTGTAAGTTATGGTATAAACTTTGATCAGCTAATTGTAGGAGGCACCAATCAATTTTGGTTTGTCCGATACTCttataattattcttttgaCTATTAAGATAATACTATTCTAGTGATCCAATGCCGATAATTGATTAGACATATACCGAATTAACAAATACcaattgtgtttgattttgttggTGCAATTGGTTGATTTCTACATAAATATAATTGAGGCATGAgtctacctctctctctctcacattttcaaaaaaaaaagaagaataaatcAAAGGTTCACAATTtacttcttttatcttttttttggaGTAGATAATTTGCATGGTTGAACTTTGATTACTTGAGCCTTATTAGCTTAATGGGATCACAAAAACCATAGCTAGGCACATGGCACTATTTGAGAGCTGTTGAATCTAATGCTTTTGAGAGCCGGACAGGACCAACAGGGTTGACCACAATAACTGTCTAGTACGTACTGGGGCTCCCAAGCTTATAGGAACAACTGTCATGGCCTGCAAAATATTCAAAGCATGTTTTCCAGGACATTTGTATGGCTTACTCAAAAGGTTTTCAAACTTAGACTaattcaatggccattttactATATTCACTGGCAGCCATAATCACCATATTCCACCATTATGTAACACTCAGAATACAGGCACATGTAAAACATATTGGGCCAGCAATGGTTGATGCTTACTTTAAAGGATGAATTCTTGGTTTTTAGGATAGAGAAATACTTCTCTTTATTTAAGTACTTATGACAGTTCTCGTTATATATGTCAGGGAATAATGTGAAGATTAGATTCAAACCACCATCTTGATTGGGGACATTTTAAACTTATGATCAATCATTTGGTGACTTTTCTTTATTCTCAATTTGAATCATGAAAGTAGTAGATAATAAGATAAAGCCAAAAGATAATGTTTATAGAAGTAAGGAATAACAACATTAAAATTATGAATCTTAATTAGATTGCTAACTGTCGAGGGCCTGAAGAGATATAAAAATGCACTTATATAGGAAGTTGATTAAGCTTAATTATTTGACTTAGTTGAGGTTTGTTGAAACATACAATGTAGTGGCATGAGTCATGACTCttagattttcttaaaatagttgtCATTTGGACGTTTGAAAGTCTAATTATTCTGAGTATACGCTAAAAGGCTATTGGCGTAATGATACTTTTGTGTTGGGAGGTTTATACAAAATCGAAATGGAAGAGAatgatgattttctttttaaagaaagcATAAGATACAACAAATTCTTACAATTTCATAGCATCTTTGTTTCGAGTTGTGGTGGGTCTAggcataatttttttgttaatattattttatttagtgaAGAGAATCCTTAAGATTGTAAACGAACCGAGCTTTGTCGAGTAATAAATGTTCAAGCTCAGCCCGAcaataaaaatagaatgttCAGGCTTGGCTTCAGCTTGAGCTTGATACGAGCCTACAAACAATGTTCAAGCTTGAGCTtgttataaagtataaaagctTGAGTTTGGCTTGGTTTGGCTTGATTCATTGGTCAAGCTAAGCTCGAGCTCAATATCAAGCCAAGCTCGAGCTCAATATCAAGCCCAAACTCAAGCTCAATATCATGTTTTTAAGCTTGAGATCCAACACAAGTATATTATCAAGCCTATATCAAGTTTATTATCTAGCCTATTTGGTTTAGATGAGTAGTCTCAACTTATAATTAACTAGTAAGTTACCTGTGCGATGCACgaataatattgtaatattttatataagatggttttggagaatgttgtataAATACTATAACATAATTATTATAGAACTTTATTTGTAATGAGTCTATTATAAAAAGCAACCgttataaattttacacataTATCCATTATAAATAGTCAATTGCAATgatgagaaataaaataaataaacaaaactttgaaggaatattatagaataaaagttgatatagaatgtgtctttctctttcttcttaattctaaaaacaaatacacataCTAAACACTCACGGTCAATTACATCATTTACAAAAACCACAAATTCACAACGTTCAACATTAACATTAAAATAGTAATTGTCGTATGTTGTCACCCAATATAAAATGAAAGCCCCCCTTTCCTTGGTTCTAGGCAACTCATACGGATTATGATTAAATGAAACAACAATGTTAGAGTTAGGTGGGTGTCATCgaaagattgaaggtaaatgacatcGCTTTTTGTCTGTGTATATTCGACATGGGATGGCTTAAAGGGCTATGGctaggtatatataaaggggtagaagtgcaagaggtgaaaattgtgaattaaaatgcaaagaagtttgtgtgtatgtgtgagggATAAAATGtcttgaaatattgaaccaaatgatacaaataatatttatcttttaattagaaaagttttaaaacattgaacaaaaaaatcaataattaatttattcttatcttaagaatatttcaattctctttgcatAGAATGCGCTGCTTGGTAGAAccttattactattagtccttactctttttttttttctttaaatactaaaatagtgGGTATGCTAAAATAGTGTGTGGTGTAAGTTTAGACAATTAATAAGATATTAAtgagataatagtaaaataaattaatgtgaacttttgggtgatagtaaaaaaaattaatgaaagaggtaaagaaAATGCTAAATGTAAAAGTAGAGCGCCAGACACAAAACCTCACGCAggtctctatatatatatatatatatatatatatatatatatatatatatatatatatatatatatatatatatatatatatattgattaaagTCTTGAAAGGATATGAGTTTATTTGTCAAActcatatcaattttattaccaaactcataaataagTCTAGGCTCAacttgttttgttacttttgtatcGAACCTTGGTGTTCACAAACTTATTCacgaacaatattttttacttaggcttagcttgtttattaaacaagcctaaaaataaagtttaagtttggcttatttataaacaaacaaacatgaacgaGCTTTTTATCGAGTCAATGGTTCATTTACCGCCCTAAGAATCCTTGAGAACCTAATTTGGTTAAGAGTCCATTGTCCAAGAGTCCCTAATTTCGAATGAGAACCTAAATTTCCATTTTTAgtcttatattttcttttattttaataacatCTTGAACAAGTAAATGATGGATctcaaaatgcatttttattCCATTGAACCAGCTGCGATTTTGGGTTGTTTGTCATTAAAAAGCCacaaaaacaattcaacaaCACTAAGGCAAAAACATTTTTCCATTTGTTTAATCGAGCTGGACCTCCATTAACTTGACCCAGTCCTCAGGCCCATGTCATCAACTCGAGTGTCCAAAAATTCAACACGTAAAAACAGAAATGGTGGAGATGCGGGGTATCGATCCCCGTACCTCTCGCATGCTAAGCGAGCGCTCTACCATCTGAGCTACATCCCCTGTTTGATTTTACATCCACCAAATATTAGTTAGTACTAAGCAATATTATGGCTAATATAGCACTGGTTAAAGAAATAATAGAATAGAACCAAACTCATGTGAACACTGGACCTGTGATTGAATCAATACTTGATTAggtaccttcttttttttcccatattttctccctttgtattTGAATCAATCCACTGCAAATGTGGAGACATGATGGGCTACTTGAGGGCCTTCTATAATTACTTATTATGCTATTAAATCACTATTCTACATGTTTGTGCAAGGAATAAAACTTGCAAAGGGTAATCAACTAATCATCACATGTCATTTTTGATAGGGTTGAAGTTGAACAACTAAGGAACAAGCTATGATTGTACATGAAAGACCAATGGTGCTTGATGATGTGGAGATATCTGTCAAGGAAGGGATTTACCCCATTTGTCTAGGCAAGGCGTGAATGGCTTGGTCTTGCTGTGGACTCTCTTcttcatgagtttttttttgtagcCAATAGAGGGGATTTAGTTTTAGGCCCTAAAAGTTAAGGTTTAATTTCCTTGATTTTAGTTGGTCCCTAAGTTATAATGCTAATATTATGATGTGCCAATTAGACACTATTTGTACACATGATGTCTTAATTCTGGACattcttttaaaatatgaaCACCCGGTATGAAAGTGTGGACATTGtgtgaaacaataatttttcttatgaATTTAAGGGTTACATGACATCTAACTAGAACAATGTCAATACCTAGCCTTATTGCAATTCTGTTTTACATAAGAGTTGACAGTAGAGTACTCCAAAGTTTTTGCGGAGTCTGTTTTCATTCATATGTTATGTACTGCGTTTCCATCCAAtactgaaggaaaaattttgtACTTGGGCCTCGATTGACTGTAAGAAAActtcacattttcttttattgttttgttctttaggtGTTAGTAAGCGAAATTATGGGAAGACAGTATAATCATTATCATTTATCAATACCCATTCTGTGAAAGGGCATGGGACAAACATGATTAACTTACTCTGATAGTTGTACTTGTCTTGGATTTCATGCCagaattccattttttttttttttttatcatcaaaatgCACGTTACCTAGAGTGGATAGTGTTATGAAGTACGATTTCCAAGTTCTAAAAGTAACTAATATTGTTGTttattattgtgataattaCTGTTGTTCCTTGTCGTACTTAGTTAATTACTACTAAGACTTTCATATGGTTACTGAAAATTTATGAttgataatttataaatatgcTGTGTTCAACAAAAAACATCAATACATCATGATCCATCTTAAGTTATTTAATGTGTTTTAAATTCTTCATTATGCACATCCTAATTTTAAAGAGTAATGCTAGGAACACACACTTTTCATAATAGCTTATATGGTTTGTTGTGATCATAGCAATATCGTTTTCACCTATATCTACTACTGACATATTCTTTATTATGCACTAATCACAATAGGTCATATTAGCAGTTGCGATAAATGTCGTGTTTGTAGACCTATTGTATTTTAAAAGGTTGTATCAGCGCACTAAAACTCCACTCTTGGTGGGTTTAGAAGAAGTGATTGGCACCAGAAATATAAAATGTTTGGTAgaatctataatatatatatactcatacAGTTTACGTCATGTAACTTGACTGCGAGGAAGATAGTCCAAATTAAACAGTCCTAAGCAGTCTGCTTTACACATCTTAACTTCCACCAGCTTCAGAATCTTTCCTAGCCGCATCATTTCCTTGAGAAGCATCACCATCCATAATGTTCTTGGGAATTCTAATTTCTATGAGCATGTCATTACTCACAGATGCCTCTATCCTCCTCCAATCTGCATCTTCTGGCAACTCAAGCCTCCGAACATACCCATACTCCCACCAGTGGCCACTTTTCCAGTCCTTTGTCTTGGACTCCCTTTGCTGCTTCCATTGCCCGCTAATTTCAACAACCTTCCCCTTTTCAACACAGACTTGAACATTATTCCCAACTCCTGTTTTAACATATAATGAACTAGTGTCATTGCAATTCATTTCACCACCCTAGGTAAAAGTACAGCCTTTTCTAGACTAAACCTATGGAGTTTTGGCCTTATCCCCCAACTCATATGGATGGATCATGAATAAACCTATTCTCTTCTCATTCCTTAAAATGGAACccaatattattataaaaaaatttagacacCAGGGTCCCCTTTGTTCCAGAAGATTTACCTTTGAGTTAAGGAATATTGCCTCTACTCCTTAGGTTTATATCTTGCAGTCTGATAACTTCATATATAGTAGCTGTCCCCTTGGTGCATGAACATTGAAATCAACTTTAGTTTAGAAATTAAATGACAGAGCCATATGATATTGAAATTAAAGGACTCTTACCTGGTAGTTCTGCTTTTAGTACATAATCTTGATCTGTCTGAGACCAATCAACAGTGCTTTGGCCGGAGCTCCGGAGATTAGATAACAAGATATCTGACTCAAACTCCCATAGAGGGAAAGCATCTGAAGGATCAAAGAATTTTCCAAACAAGAGTGGACTGAAAAGTGAACCTTCATTGAAGACCTTATGCACTGCTGGACTGCCCTGAGAGATGAATCTTTTGAAGACTTCTTCTCCTAACGAGATACACCATTTCTGTGGAGTTTGATCTCCTGAATGAACTTCAAGCTGTTTGCGACTTGCCATTGAAGATTAGAGAATTATAATTTTGAGAATTGGTGGAGAGAGTGTTGAAGTTTTTCTCCTCTTATAGTGGGAAAGGAGCCTTTTGGAAAAAGCAGTGGACAAATTCCAAAAGAATATTAAGAGTGCTGTAAAGCTATTAGGAATATTTCTTTTCTAGAAGTTGCTCATTGTTAAGATGAAATCATGGTAGAGATTAGGCACACAAAGATGCCATGTAGAAGTGACCTATGGGCCATGGCAAATTACTTGGTCTAGCATGGAGGATGTGGCAAAATGGAACTTGTATTAAACAAAGCTCATTCTAACATGTGACTCTGATAGTCACTCATTCGGAATCTATAGAATCATCAACATCAGGGTTAGCTGTCCACATAATTTTGATTACTCATTATACTTAAAGAAAATTATCAAATTCTTTAACCTCAGCTCACAGGTGACACAGTTTAGGAGATAAGATTCAAGGCACTGCTTCCACTATTATAAGCTAACCAATTTGGTTCTAAGAAGCTTTTGCCAAAATATCCAGAAGAATACTTGTTGAGCCAGACAGTCCTGGCATTCTAAGTCCATTAAATAGCCAACTTATGTTGTTCTTTTTCAGGTTAGTCCATCTAAAATCTTGAGTGAATTTTGTTGGCAAAGCtattattttgtgtgtgtgtgtgtgagtgtgtgtgtgtgtgtgaaaatcTAGGAAAGATCTTGTCTCATTACTAACATGAAGTTTGTGCCTATGATAAACTAATAGAATGTTTTGGACTGTATACTGTATAGTAGTCCAATGGAATATTTGTTACACATTAAAAAACTGCCAAGTCATGTTGAGCTGCCTTAACCTATAAGGATTGCACTTGACTAAAtggcttaaaattttcaaagggGAAGCAGGTtcctttcaaattttagattttccATATCCTTAGGtaaaagtacaaaaaattaCAGGATGTGATTCCACTGTGTCAAAAACTCTATAATAAGTTCGGGCCATGTTCCTTTGTAAATTAATTTAGAATGCTTTAGTACAATAATTGTtgatctcaatttttttttaggaacaatTCCATCCTTTGATTTGCAAGTCCTTCTCAATGCAATTGCAAAATTAAAGGaaatgaaatgaataaaaaaaaaaattaaaaaaaaaaaaaactcccatcACACAGAGCCGTGTGAAAGGAATCTTTAAAATGTGTTGGGTGCCTAGTGTCACATTGCACCTTCTCAAGCTTTACATAATACTTTTAATATAAAGTCTGTTTTAGTGGCAACAATTTTTTGGACTACTGGAAATGAGGCTTTATGCATTGCAATGCATATTGTAGAGGCATCTCTGGAGGACTACTTTTTACAAAAGCAGGATTAGTATATGCTTGATAGATGTT from Castanea sativa cultivar Marrone di Chiusa Pesio chromosome 6, ASM4071231v1 includes:
- the LOC142638846 gene encoding 21.7 kDa class VI heat shock protein, giving the protein MASRKQLEVHSGDQTPQKWCISLGEEVFKRFISQGSPAVHKVFNEGSLFSPLLFGKFFDPSDAFPLWEFESDILLSNLRSSGQSTVDWSQTDQDYVLKAELPGVGNNVQVCVEKGKVVEISGQWKQQRESKTKDWKSGHWWEYGYVRRLELPEDADWRRIEASVSNDMLIEIRIPKNIMDGDASQGNDAARKDSEAGGS